From Woronichinia naegeliana WA131, the proteins below share one genomic window:
- a CDS encoding dihydroorotate dehydrogenase-like protein, which produces MTLTTTYLGMTLKSPLIVGSCAPLTEDIDNLKKMEDAGAGAIVLHSFFEEQLRQERLDLHHHLTHGTESFAEALTYFPEPHIFHVGSDEYLNHIRQAKEHLNIPIIGSLNGSTLGGWLDYSQQIEQAGADALELNIYYVPTDLDLSGSEVERNYLDILRMVKSEIKIPIAIKVSPYFSNMANMAKQFSENGADGIVLFNRFYQPDINLETLEVYPHVLLSTPQAMRLPMHWIAILYGRISADLASTSGILHANDVLKMLMAGAKVTQLVSVLLRHGIDYIGVLEEHIRHWMEENEYESVEQMQGSMSQLHCPDPTAFERIQYMKALQTYAPIWKALEHYESVS; this is translated from the coding sequence ATGACACTGACAACTACCTATCTTGGTATGACCCTTAAATCTCCCCTAATAGTTGGGTCTTGTGCTCCCTTAACGGAGGATATTGATAATCTCAAAAAAATGGAAGATGCAGGAGCAGGGGCGATCGTGCTCCACTCCTTTTTTGAAGAACAATTGCGCCAAGAACGTCTCGATTTACATCACCATTTAACTCATGGAACAGAAAGTTTTGCTGAAGCCTTAACTTATTTTCCTGAACCCCATATTTTTCATGTTGGTTCCGATGAATATCTCAATCATATCCGCCAAGCCAAAGAACATTTGAATATTCCCATTATTGGTAGTTTAAACGGTTCTACCCTGGGCGGTTGGTTAGACTATTCCCAACAAATTGAACAGGCTGGAGCCGATGCTTTAGAATTAAATATTTACTATGTTCCGACAGACTTAGATTTGTCTGGGAGTGAAGTCGAACGGAATTATCTCGATATTCTCAGAATGGTCAAGTCTGAAATTAAAATCCCGATCGCCATCAAAGTTTCTCCCTACTTTAGCAATATGGCTAACATGGCCAAACAATTTTCAGAAAATGGGGCAGATGGTATCGTTCTATTTAACCGTTTTTATCAACCAGATATTAACTTAGAAACCCTAGAAGTTTATCCCCATGTGCTATTAAGTACACCCCAGGCAATGCGTTTGCCGATGCACTGGATCGCCATTTTGTACGGTCGTATAAGTGCCGATTTAGCTTCTACCAGTGGGATTCTCCATGCAAATGATGTTTTAAAAATGCTGATGGCTGGTGCAAAAGTCACCCAATTAGTCAGTGTTTTATTACGTCATGGCATTGATTACATTGGCGTTTTAGAAGAGCACATTCGTCACTGGATGGAGGAAAATGAGTATGAATCAGTGGAGCAAATGCAAGGGAGTATGAGTCAGCTTCATTGTCCTGATCCCACCGCTTTTGAACGCATTCAATATATGAAAGCCCTACAAACCTATGCTCCTATTTGGAAGGCACTTGAACATTATGAATCAGTTAGTTAG